Within the Thiohalobacter sp. IOR34 genome, the region CGGAGACATGCAGCGGCCGGGAACCGCCCTCCTCCTCGCTGCCCTGGGTGTAGAACTGGTAGCCCGCCTCGTCGGCCTTGGCACGCATCATGGCGATCTCGGCCCGGTTCAGCAGGGTATCCGCATCGGCACCGTGTTCCGGATAGACGGCGATCCCGATGGCGGTGGTGAAGAACAGCTCCTCGTCGGCGAAGTGATAGGGTTCGCGGAAACATTCCAGCACCTTCTTCGCCACCCGCTCACCGGCGGTGTGCGCATCGCCCACCGCCGGCATGAGGATGGCGAACTCGTCGCCACCGAGACGGGCCAGGGTATCGGAGTCGCGCAGTGCGGCCTGCAGGCGGCTGGCCACCTGGCGCAGCAATTCGTCGCCGGCGGCCCGACCCAGGGTGTCGTTGACCATCTTGAAGTGGTCGATATCGAGCAGCAGCAGCACAACCTTGTGCAGCTCGTCGCGGCGGCAGCGGCTGATCGCCTGGTTGACGCGGTCGTACCAGAGGGTGCGGTTGGCCAGCCGGGTGAGCTCGTCGGTGGTGGCCTGTTGCTGGAGCTGGACCAGCGCCTGTTGCTGTTCGGTGACATCCTCCAGCAGGCAGTCGATGCGCACCACCTGACGCCGCGAGCGCGCCGGATGGAAGCAGGCACGGTAGCAGCCCTCGGGGCGGTCGTCCCCGGCGGTCAGACGGATCCGGGCGCTGGACGTCTCGCCCTCCAGGGCCCGCTGCCAGGCGGCCTGCAGGGATTCGCGGTCGTCCTCATGGGTCTCTTCGAGGCAAGGGATGGCATCACAGGCGGGGGCCAGGCCCAACAGGCGCTGCGCGGCGGGACTGGCATAGAGCAGCTCGTTGCCGCGCACATCGACCGACCAGAGGATCTGCGGCACGTTGTCGAGCAGCTGCTCGATCGTCCGCTGCGCCTGCTGAGCCGTCTCCCGGGCCTCGCGCAGCTCGCTACAGCGCTGTTCCCAGTAGCCCTGCAACATCAGGCCCATGTCGTGGAACACCCGCTTGACCAGGGTGTTCTCCAGCGCCAGCCGTTCCGCGTCGCCGATATCGGGAATGTCCTGAACCAGTTTCAGCAGATGGTCGAGATACAAGCGATAACCGCCCATCACCCAGAGCGGTTCGATACCATGCAGGCCATGGCGTTCCCCGGCACCGAAGGCACTAAGCTCCGGCTCCGGCGCCAGCAGGCCAAGCAACTGATTGAGATGGGCGCGCACCAGATCGCCGATGTTGCCACCACGCTGTTCCAGGGCGTAGAGCACATCGGCCATGGCCGGATTGTCGAACAGGTAGTTGTAGTAGACCTCAGCGAAGCGTGCCGCTCCCTGGCTCAGAAAGTCGTGATAGCGACGGATGATCTCGGCATCGGCGCTGCCCAGTTGCAGCACGTAACCGAAATTCTTCCGGTGCTCGCTCAAACGCTGCTCAGCGGCCGAATCGCTCGCTGCAGCCCCTCTCTGCCTCGATCTCGTGTCTCCGCTCATCTCTTATTGTTTTAAGTTGTTATTATCGATAATGGCGGACCGTAACATATTTATTACGGCCTGCCTACAACCCTGGCGGATATCGGCGGAAGGAAGGCGCTCAGGCGAACAGATCCACCCGGCCGGCGGCACCTGCATGCCTGGGCAGGAGGGTTTCCTGCGCACTGTCCACCTCCTCCGCAGCCTCCCCCGCCCAGCCAGCGCTGGACTCCCCGTCGGTATCGCCGGCCGCCTGGCGCTGCTCGGCGAAGGAGTGTTCGGAGATGTTCACGTCGAGCAGTTGCAGGCCGCTGTCGCCCAGCATCTCACGCAGCCGCGGGATGGCCGCCTCCAGGGCATCGCGGACCACGGCATGGTGGGCGGTAAAGCTGACCTGGGCCTGGTCCTGATGCATCTGGATGCGCACCTCGATGGGACCGAGCTGGGGCGGATTGAGCTTGATCTCGGCTGCCTGCAGCTTCTGACCGGTCATCCACAGCACCCGTTCGCCCAGCGCCTCGTCCCAGCCCGGCTGCTGCAGCGGCACGGCAAGGGTGGCAGACGGCGGCGACTGCAGCGGCGCAGATGCCGTCGGGGCGGGAGCGGCGGGCTGCGCCGAGGGCAGCGCCACGGCCAGCAGATCCGGCGTCTGCGGCCGGTCGGCCGGCAGCGGCGTCTGGCGAAGCCCCTCCTGCGGCGTACCGCGGCTGGCATGCAGAACCTCCTGGAGACGCTGCTGCAGGACATCCAGCGGCGGCCGGGGAAGATGCTCGGCGCTCGCCAGGGGACGGCTGTCGGCCGCTTCCGCCGCCTGGGCAGCCAAGGGCAACAGGCCATCCGCCGGCCGCGCAGCGCGAGACTGGCGCGCCGCGGCCTGTCGCCCCGTCTTCTCCGCGTCGGCCAGGGTCTCGTTCACCGCCAACGGCAGGGAGGGCACGCCCGGTGGCAAACCATCGACGGGCAGGGTCTCCGTCTCTGCCTGGGCCGCCTCGGCCAGTTCCAGCAGGCGCTGCTCGCCAGCTTCCAGTACCTCCGGCAAGTCCTTGCCGTCCTCCGGCAAGGTCGTCCCCTCCGCTGCGTTGGAGGGCTCCTCCCGCAACTGACCATCCAGTACCTGGGAGAAACTGTCCTTGGCCGGGGTAGCTGTTCCCTCGGCCACCTCGCCAGGCAGCGCCTCGGCTGCGGCATCCGGCCGGCTCTGGGCCGACGAAGCGGGAACGGATTGGGGCGGCGTCTGCGGCAACATCATGTCAGGCATGGCGGTCTCCTTGCAGGGGTTGGCTGCTCGACCTGAGGAATTTGCAAGCTCTGTGCCAGGCTGCATGCCCGGGCGACATCCAGTAAGCATCCCCCGGCTTACATGGCCATCACCAACCGGTGCAGGCGCCTGCAATTGCAGGCCAGACAGACCAGGTTCCATTCGCACCGCACCTCTTCCAGGCCCCGCAGCAGAAACCGCTGGAAGCCCATCGGACCCCGGATGATGGCATGCCTGGACCTGCCGGGTATCGCGGCCTGGAGGCCGCTCCTACGGGGCATGGCGGCACCCTGGCAGGAGCGGCCTCCTGGCCGCGATCGAGGTGGCATCACCCGCCGTTGACGGAAACGGCGATGGCCACGAAACCCGCGAAACCCGCGAAAATCGATGGCCACGGAAGGCATTGTAGGAGCGGCCTCCAGGCCGCGATCGAGGTGGCATCGCCCGCCATTGACGGAAACGGCGATGGCCACGAAACCCGCGAAACCCACGAAAATCGATGGCCACGGAAGGCATTGTAGGAGCGGCCTCCTGGCCGCGATCAAGGTGGCATCACCCGCCATTGACGGAAACGGCGATGGCCACGAAACCCGCGAAACCCGCGAAAATCGATGGCCACGGAAGGCATTGTAGGAGCGGCCTCCTGGCCGCGATCGAGGTGGCATCGCCCGCCATTGACGGAAACGGCGATGGCCACGAAACCCGCGAAACCCACAAAAAAGATTGATGGCCACGGAATCCACGGAAAAAAACACGGACGCTTCCTGGCTGCTGCGGACTAGCCCGGATATTGCACCAAGGATTCGATGCTCAGGGCGAGGCTGGCAAAGCAGCTTGGGTGATCGTCCGAAACCGTTGCTATGGCTTGAGGAGGATCACCCAGGATGCGAAGACAGAGTCGGCCTGACATCGAACAGGCACAACCTGTACCCCGCCGGGAGGAGCCATTTGCGAGCCTCCCGGCCTTGTATGTCAGCCTGCACGCCGATCACGCGCGCCGCCTTGGTGCAATATCCGGGGCAGGACGGCTCAGCGCGGCTTGCGGCGCCGGCTGCCGTGCTGCGCCTGCTCGTCGCTTTCGCGCTGTTCCCGGCGCGCCGCGGCCTTTTGCTCCTCGCGCTGATAGCGTTCCACCACCTTGTCCAGCGCCTGGCTGCGGCTGCGCGTCGCCAGCCAGGCCAGACGCTTTTCCTCGCAGTCGAGACGCTGCCGTTCGATCCGCTCACGCTGCTGGCGGATCGCCTGGGCCAGACGGTCGAGGAAGAGGCGGAAGTCCTGCAACCGCGCGGCGCTGAGGCTGGCGCCGCTGCCGGCCTCGAGACGGCGGGCATAGTCCGCGTGGTACTCGATCAGCTGGGCCAGCTTGGCTTCCTCCTCCTGCAGCCGCCGCCGGGCCTCGCCGAGGATGCGTGCCGCCTGCTGTTCACGCCGGTCGGCCACCTCGACCACCGGGCGCATGCGCCGCGAGCGGCTCATTGCCCGCCCCCCCCCGCCGGCCGTGGGGCAGCTTCATTCATGACTGAAGCTGCAGCTGCTGGCCACCGAGCAGCTGTTCCAGTTCAGCAAGGCTGTCGGCCAGCGACACCGACTGCCCCATGTCCTGCTGCAGGAAGGCCATCAGTCGGGGATGGCATTCGATGGCCTCGTCGATGCGCGGGTCGCTGCCCGGCTGGTAGGCACCGACGCTGATCAGGTCGCGATTCTGGCGGTAGGTCGAATAGAGCTGCTTGAAGCGCCGCGCCGCGGCCAGGTGCGCCTCGTCGGTGATCTCGGTCATGGCCCGGCTGATCGAGGCCTCGATGTCGATCGCCGGGT harbors:
- a CDS encoding EAL domain-containing protein, translated to MSEHRKNFGYVLQLGSADAEIIRRYHDFLSQGAARFAEVYYNYLFDNPAMADVLYALEQRGGNIGDLVRAHLNQLLGLLAPEPELSAFGAGERHGLHGIEPLWVMGGYRLYLDHLLKLVQDIPDIGDAERLALENTLVKRVFHDMGLMLQGYWEQRCSELREARETAQQAQRTIEQLLDNVPQILWSVDVRGNELLYASPAAQRLLGLAPACDAIPCLEETHEDDRESLQAAWQRALEGETSSARIRLTAGDDRPEGCYRACFHPARSRRQVVRIDCLLEDVTEQQQALVQLQQQATTDELTRLANRTLWYDRVNQAISRCRRDELHKVVLLLLDIDHFKMVNDTLGRAAGDELLRQVASRLQAALRDSDTLARLGGDEFAILMPAVGDAHTAGERVAKKVLECFREPYHFADEELFFTTAIGIAVYPEHGADADTLLNRAEIAMMRAKADEAGYQFYTQGSEEEGGSRPLHVSAQLRHALERNEFELHYQPKVDMHSRRLCGAEALLRWKHPRDGLVAPARFLDTAEQMGLMSPITNWVLVTALRQCNEWRQAGLELPVSINVSARSFRSPRLLERIQWALREAGVDGDCLEIEITEDTLMADLDHGIEVLQRLADLGIGVAVDDFGTGYSSLPSLKRLPIGTLKIDRSFLGGISHSENDAVIVRSIIDIGHNLGFRVMAEGVEDDGAWELLQVLGCDAAQGFHISGPLSRQHFTAWLNETSWELPQH
- a CDS encoding flagellar hook-length control protein FliK codes for the protein MPDMMLPQTPPQSVPASSAQSRPDAAAEALPGEVAEGTATPAKDSFSQVLDGQLREEPSNAAEGTTLPEDGKDLPEVLEAGEQRLLELAEAAQAETETLPVDGLPPGVPSLPLAVNETLADAEKTGRQAAARQSRAARPADGLLPLAAQAAEAADSRPLASAEHLPRPPLDVLQQRLQEVLHASRGTPQEGLRQTPLPADRPQTPDLLAVALPSAQPAAPAPTASAPLQSPPSATLAVPLQQPGWDEALGERVLWMTGQKLQAAEIKLNPPQLGPIEVRIQMHQDQAQVSFTAHHAVVRDALEAAIPRLREMLGDSGLQLLDVNISEHSFAEQRQAAGDTDGESSAGWAGEAAEEVDSAQETLLPRHAGAAGRVDLFA
- the fliJ gene encoding flagellar export protein FliJ, whose amino-acid sequence is MSRSRRMRPVVEVADRREQQAARILGEARRRLQEEEAKLAQLIEYHADYARRLEAGSGASLSAARLQDFRLFLDRLAQAIRQQRERIERQRLDCEEKRLAWLATRSRSQALDKVVERYQREEQKAAARREQRESDEQAQHGSRRRKPR